From Asterias rubens chromosome 6, eAstRub1.3, whole genome shotgun sequence, one genomic window encodes:
- the LOC117291879 gene encoding neurogenic locus notch homolog protein 1-like yields MGRFCFDIAFCSLVVVFLAIYSVDGHFSFHGAGSSLKGSKSNSKGSGSSSEGGSHDHHAPNPQPCDSHPCQHGGVCQNKGQLFECVCPSGCSGRRCENGLVRDPCANNPCEHGGACSPYGSSYRCSCPSAYMGSRCQLGKKQKTTRSSGSGSTSSGSGGHTNPHHSNSKSRSGSNEVPAPNPQPCDSHPCQHGGVCHNRGINFECVCPSGCSGRRCENGPVQDPCANNPCEHGGACSPYGSSYRCRCPSAYSGSRCQLGKKKTTTRSSGSGSTSSGSGGHTNPHHSNSKSRSGSNEVPGPVQDPCANNPCEHGGACSPYGSSYRCRCPSAYSGSRCQLGKKQKTTRSSGSGSTSSGSGGHTNPHHSNSKSRSGSNEVPAPNPQPCDSHPCQHGGVCHNRGINFDCVCPSGCSGRRCENGPVQDPCANNPCEHGGACSPYGSSYRCRCPSAYSGSRCQLGKKQKTTRSSGSGSTSSGSGGHTNPHHSNSKSRSGSNEVPAPNPQPCDSHPCQHGGVCHNRGINFDCVCPSGCSGRRCENGPVQDPCANNPCEHGGACSPYGSSYRCRCPSAYSGSRCQLGKKQTTTRSSGSGSTSSGSGGHTNPHHSNSKSRSGSNEVPGPVQDPCANNPCEHGGACSPYGSSYRCRCPSAYMGSRCQIGKTHHPTKSSSKEGGSSSHGNSKSGSGDHSPKRHRSGSKSESKSGSGSGRGSGSGSGSNERRGRCRSPCEKNPCKRGSCQVFGKTFKCKCPSGFKGRRCQFTKRPRTTHSHGSRSSGSSSSAEIPAPQPCDYNPCWNGGTCLPEGDPYTCKCRPGYEGRRCEIAPIPNPCEQDPCSGHGKCYSTRDGGYRCECNPNYGGSRCNRVIKVNPCDRNPCKNDGRCLTRGDDYQCHCMFPYEGTNCEQVQPGPCEDSPCTNGGTCFPDGRDFYCQCTKRFEGKRCEIATAVGPCESEPCFNGGTCEARGSDLRCTCKPNYSGNRCEDSPNENDHVILESTNGEMEDVDIPLLAFCTHSSYLLRFSVMCYDSVRIGFKSAVYSHVYYYVYLGKSSARIEHCENKCQSVSEVDISGQLSATAFADYYIRFTSTGSLIVGILDASFTELMSFNGEPPACPMLVFVSSGDGYVATWKIYEAITEQVNTITWRTVNVNLRSDQYTYLGESFQVYDRQLRLGLAIDSEVTVLLSKGYDDVNTYEIVFRAAGNTKLQIKKNGKVVKEGDCVINSSSRDDFEDLWISFAKKTISVGRVGLDMQPAFVSWSDTSPLEVSLAAFKGASSSYLVYYKFEYQTARGIFWTFDCDMAYPLPFEKIHMPQKALEIGLTADCDAHFSIAASDEDSPAAPMYEVVIGAEDNTKCLIRKCKECECMAEADCPHILDKNKQVDFTFEFEFGHLKLFKGKGASKSAQPIISCEDPEPLIGLEYLALSTGFESDGESHWKTYND; encoded by the exons ATGGGGCGATTCTGCTTTGATATCGCTTTCTGCAGTCTGGTAGTTGTGTTCCTCG CTATCTACAGCGTCGACGGTCACTTTTCTTTCCATGGAGCTGGATCTAGTTTAAAAGGAAGCAAATCTAATTCAAAAGGAAGCGG GAGTTCTTCAGAAGGAGGCTCTCATGACCATCACG CACCTAATCCTCAGCCTTGCGATAGTCATCCCTGCCAACATGGCGGTGTATGCCAAAATAAAGGACAATTATTTGAGTGTGTTTGCCCCAGTGGCTGCTCAGGAAGACGCTGTGAAAATG GATTGGTTCGAGACCCATGTGCGAATAACCCTTGCGAGCATGGGGGAGCATGTTCACCTTATGGATCCAGCTACCGATGCAGTTGCCCGTCAGCGTACATGGGTTCTAGATGCCAACTAG gaaagaaacaaaaaacaaccagGTCTTCAGGAAGCGGCTCCACTTCCTCAGGCAGCGGCGGTCATACAAACCCTCACCATTCCAACTC AAAATCAAGATCTGGAAGCAACGAAGTGCCAG CACCAAATCCTCAGCCTTGCGATAGTCATCCATGCCAGCATGGCGGTGTATGCCATAATAGAGGAATAAATTTTGAGTGTGTTTGCCCCAGTGGCTGCTCAGGAAGACGCTGTGAAAATG GACCAGTTCAAGACCCATGTGCGAATAACCCTTGCGAGCATGGGGGAGCATGTTCACCTTATGGATCCAGCTACCGATGCAGATGCCCGTCAGCGTACAGTGGTTCTAGATGCCAATTAG gaaagaaaaaaacaacaaccaggTCTTCAGGAAGCGGCTCCACTTCCTCAGGCAGCGGCGGTCATACAAACCCTCACCATTCCAACTC AAAATCAAGATCTGGAAGCAACGAAGTGCCAG GACCTGTTCAAGACCCATGTGCGAATAACCCTTGCGAGCATGGGGGAGCATGTTCACCTTATGGATCCAGCTACCGATGCAGATGCCCGTCAGCTTACAGTGGTTCTAGATGCCAATTAG gaaagaaacaaaaaacaaccagGTCTTCAGGAAGCGGCTCCACTTCCTCAGGCAGCGGCGGTCATACAAACCCTCACCATTCCAACTC AAAATCAAGATCTGGAAGCAACGAAGTGCCAG CACCAAATCCTCAGCCTTGCGATAGTCATCCATGCCAGCATGGCGGTGTATGCCATAATAGAGGAATAAATTTTGATTGTGTTTGCCCCAGTGGCTGCTCAGGAAGACGCTGTGAAAATG GACCTGTTCAAGACCCATGTGCGAATAACCCTTGCGAGCATGGGGGAGCATGTTCACCTTATGGATCCAGCTACCGATGCAGATGCCCGTCAGCTTACAGTGGTTCTAGATGCCAATTAG gaaagaaacaaaaaacaaccagGTCTTCAGGAAGCGGCTCCACTTCCTCAGGCAGCGGCGGTCATACAAACCCTCACCATTCCAACTC AAAATCAAGATCTGGAAGCAACGAAGTGCCAG CACCAAATCCTCAGCCTTGCGATAGTCATCCATGCCAGCATGGCGGTGTATGCCATAATAGAGGAATAAATTTTGATTGTGTTTGCCCCAGTGGCTGCTCAGGAAGACGCTGTGAAAATG GACCTGTTCAAGACCCATGTGCGAATAACCCTTGCGAGCATGGGGGAGCATGTTCACCTTATGGATCCAGCTACCGATGCAGATGCCCGTCAGCTTACAGTGGTTCTAGATGCCAATTAG gaaagaaacaaacaacaaccaGGTCTTCAGGAAGCGGCTCCACTTCCTCAGGCAGCGGCGGTCATACAAACCCTCACCATTCCAACTC AAAATCAAGATCTGGAAGCAACGAAGTGCCAG GACCTGTTCAAGACCCATGTGCGAATAACCCTTGCGAGCATGGGGGAGCATGTTCACCTTATGGATCCAGCTACCGATGCAGATGCCCGTCAGCGTACATGGGTTCTAGATGCCAAATAG GAAAGACCCACCATCCAACCAAGTCATCAAGTAAAGAAGGCGGCTCATCTTCCCATGGCAATAGCAA ATCCGGCAGTGGTGATCACTCTCCGAAAAG ACATCGATCTGGGAGTAAATCAGAGAGTAAATCAGGGAGTGGCTCAGGGCGTGGTTCAGGGAGTGGCTCAGGCAGTAACGAAAGAAGAG GCCGCTGCAGAAGTCCGTGTGAGAAAAACCCTTGCAAAAGGGGATCTTGCCAAGTGTTTGGCAAAACATTCAAGTGCAAATGTCCAAGTGGCTTCAAGGGAAGACGCTGCCAATTTA CGAAAAGACCACGCACAACTCACAGCCATGGGAGCAGATCGAGCGG CTCGTCGTCTTCTGCAGAAATCCCAG CACCCCAACCATGTGATTACAACCCATGTTGGAACGGAGGAACCTGTTTGCCCGAGGGTGACccgtatacatgtaaatgtcgACCAGGATATGAAGGAAGACGCTGTGAAATTG CTCCCATACCCAATCCATGTGAACAAGACCCTTGCTCTGGCCACGGTAAATGCTACTCGACCCGGGACGGAGGATACAGGTGTGAATGCAATCCAAACTACGGGGGTTCACGTTGCAATCGTG TTATCAAGGTAAATCCATGTGACAGAAACCCATGTAAGAATGACGGCAGATGTTTAACAAGAGGTGACGACTACCAATGTCACTGCATGTTTCCATACGAAGGCACTAACTGTGAACAAG TCCAACCTGGTCCCTGTGAGGACAGCCCATGTACCAACGGTGGAACCTGCTTTCCGGACGGTCGCGATTTCTACTGTCAATGCACCAAACGATTTGAGGGGAAACGATGCGAAATag CAACTGCCGTTGGACCATGTGAAAGCGAGCCCTGTTTCAACGGAGGAACCTGCGAAGCAAGAGGATCCGACTtaagatgtacatgtaagccCAACTACTCTGGGAACAGATGTGAAGACA GTCCAAATGAGAATG ATCACGTGATACTAGAATCAACCAATGGCGAGATGGAAGATGTTGATATCCCACTCCTGGCTTTCTGCACACATTCTTCCTATTTGCTGCGGTTCAGTGTCATGTGTTACGACAGTGTTCGCATCGGATTCAAATCAGCAGTTTATTCGCATGTCTACTACTACGTTT ATTTGGGCAAAAGCTCAGCTCGGATTGAGCACTGTGAGAACAAGTGTCAATCGGTATCTGAGGTTGACATTAGCGGTCAACTGAGTGCGACAGCCTTTGCTGATTACTACATCCGATTTACATCAACTGGGTCTCTGATAGTTGGTATCCTTGATGCATCATTTACTGAGCTGATGTCATTCAACGGTGAACCACCAGCTTGTCCTATGCTTGTGTTTGTCAGCTCTGGGGACGGTTATGTGGCGACCTGGAAGATATATGAAGCCATTACCGAGCAAG TTAATACAATTACCTGGCGAACAGTCAACGTGAACCTGAGATCCGATCAGTACACTTACCTGGGTGAAAGCTTCCAGGTATACGACCGACAATTACGACTTGGTCTAGCGATAGATTCAGAGGTGACGGTCTTGTTATCCAAGGGATATGATGACGTCAATACATATGAGATTG TCTTCCGAGCCGCAGGAAACACAAAActgcaaatcaagaaaaacgGTAAAGTTGTGAAAGAAGGGGACTGCGTAATTAACAGCTCCAGCCGCGACGACTTTGAAGATTTGTGGATAAGCTTCGCTAAGAAAACCATATCAGTTGGTCGAGTTGGGTTAGACATGCAACCTGCATTTGTATCGTGGTCGGACACCTCGCCGCTTGAGGTCTCACTTGCAGCCTTCAAGGGAGCGTCATCTTCATATCTTGTGTACTACAAATTCGAATATCAAACTG CAAGGGGTATATTCTGGACCTTCGATTGCGATATGGCGTACCCACTACCATTTGAGAAAATTCACATGCCCCAGAAAGCGCTGGAGATTGGTTTGACGGCAGACTGTGATGCTCATTTCAGTATTGCTGCTTCAGACGAAGACAGTCCAGCGGCTCCGATGTACGAAGTTG TGATTGGAGCTGAGGATAATACCAAATGCCTCATTCGCAAATGCAAAGAATGCGAGTGTATGGCCGAAGCGGACTGCCCACATATCCTAGATAAGAACAAGCAGGTCGACTTCACCTTCGAGTTTGAGTTTGGTCACTTGAAACTCTTCAAGGGTAAGGGTGCTTCCAAGTCGGCCCAACCCATCATATCATGCGAAGATCCAGAACCATTGATTGGTCTGGAATACTTGGCATTGAGTACTGGATTCGAAAGCGACGGAGAATCACACTGGAAGACCTACAATGATTG A